TAAGAATGGGGAAAGAGGGGGATCAATCAGCAGGTATATTACGATGTGTACAACCCAAGCAATAGAAACAATCAACCTAACAACAAAAGCGCATCAGAATAAATCATAATTACTTTTTTTTGAATTGCTGGTTAGTAGTGACCATAAATTAGGGATAATGAACAGCAAACAATCTTTAGATAATAACATACGAAACATTCATGTGTGAACTTACCCAAAGATTCCAAGTATAAGCTTTGCCAGATAGCCAAGAATTGTCATAGCCCAAGTAGCCTCTGCCTGAATAAATTAGGGCATAAATTAGTAGGCAACTGTAAAAAAACATCCAAACTGTAATTAAAAGAGCCTTGTACATTTTAATTATCACCTTTTCACCTTGAGGATACATTTCTTCTAAAGCGTTCACATCATCCTCTAAAAGAAGCAACTCCTAAAAAAAAGACGTGTGAGTTCAGAAACAAACAATGAACATAAACATATAAAAAGATGCTACCAAAACGCATACAGATCCGTATAAAACAAAATCTCAAAACAAAAAAGATATACTTTCTCTACTGCCTTCATATTTTTACGCCACTTTCGTCCCTTTGAACCATTCTTTTGTTCCTGGTGAAGTGCATCAGCTGCCCTCTTAAATTCTCTTGCTTTTTTACCAAGTTCTGTTGCTTCCTGCACAGTTAAAAATTTCAAACAAAACAAAACTGATTGACAaggtaaaataattaaaaaaaaaatgttacatCAAAACAATAGGTTAAGACTTAAAATTACCTTGATATATTGTGATCTAGTGATAACTGCTCTTGGTCGCCTGATGAATGAAAATATAAGACTCAACGGGAGGCAAGCTATGCCAACACCACCAAATATCTACAAATGGCAAGATATGTTTAGATTTGATCAGTCATATCTTGTAATATTTTGAAAATTTGTAGTATGATTACTATTTAAAGATGGCTTTATACAGTAGAATAGAAGAGGGCTGAACATACCGAAAAAAGCACAGATCCTACAATTGTAGCAAGAGCAACAACGTATTCGGGAAAGGTAGCGTGCATGGTCCATGTTGTCTCTGATGAGGGACTGGCAGTATATGCAGAACactgacatttttattaaaacgaCATAACTCGTAAGAATCTAACAGGAAACCAGTGTGCCATGAAGCAAACAAATTAGGGACATAAACAGAAATTACCTCACGTGCACCATTCCCTATACATGGTTGACTATTTGAGAAGTCAAAGTTGTTTGGAAAAGCAACAGTCGAAGAAGAGAGGTGTCTAACAGTGAAATCAACCTTTCCAACAAGACCTACGACATGATAGCGGTAGAGCTCAATAACAAAATAATCAATAATGGTAAGGAAATAGCTTAACAACTGCAAAAAAGATATAATTAATTGTGCGATTTTCATACTTGTTACTATTATCTACTATACCACAAGAACGTTAGTGTTTCACAACAACCAATAGGTAGTAGGTTCAAGTACTGTTAGGGACAAAAGTGGTGTGCGAGTCTTTACATttcaaaataaaaaattatatactgTTATTGGATAAAAGAGTGACCTTAGTTTAATGATCAAGTAAAAAGGTAACATGTTCTAATAACCCAATTATTTTTGCACTTTAACAGCCATAAATATTTAATTGCTCGCAAATAGGGATCACAATGGTTTGAAGAGACTGCTTGGTATTCCGACGCATATCGTCTTATGTTGCACCCCCCATCTACCCAATGTAGCAACCGGTCCCcgcaaaaaataataattaatagggTTAACAGTAGTCAAGCTAAGACATTACTAGTAAACAAACTTAAACTATCATGGGCCGTGCTCCTAACTAACACTACTATTACAAAGCTAGTAAAAAGCTCAATTTGTCAATAAGAAATCTACATCTACATACACTTGTATATCTATTAGCAAGCAGTTAATTTAAGTTTAaggaaaaaattaaaaatactactATTCTTATAGCGCAGGAAATCACAAGCCAAATCTAAATGTCTCAGCTTTATGCATATCATAACACCGTCATAGTAACAAAGTATAGTCTCCATAACCATTTAACCACAAAAAAAAATATCACTCCAACTAGTAGCTAATAAAGTAAGTACTAACCATACAGAATACCGAGCACTAAACCGCACACTATAGCCGTAGTAATCACCCACAACAATGCACTCTTCATCCTCTTCCACACAGTTCTACATACACAAGCTCATCATCATGATCACATACATAATACTAACTAACAAGATACATATCATACACTTTGAAATAAATACTTACTTATCTTGATCCCCTTCATAATAAAACATGGCGAACGGAATAACGAAAAAAACGAGAACCGCATCGATAATGTAAATAGCAAGCCACAAATCCTTCATAGGTAAGGTAAGATTACAAGCTCCATTATAGATAGCTTGTTGACACGCTTGCCTGTTAGCTACGTCAGCCGGAAGCATAAGAATAGAAATAGATGCAACAGAAAGACCTAAAACGACGACGAATTTAGGGAAATACGCCTGATTTTTGTCATCGGGATGTTGATAGTTGACCAAAAGGTACACATTGATGAGAAATACTAATACGCAAACGACGATCGCTACAATTACAAGTGCGAGATTGAAATCGCCCATTTTTTATGTTTAATTTTGGATTGAAATCATGAATGAACTGGTTCTGTTTAGTTTAGATTTCTAGGGTTTTGGTGTATGAGGGGTTTTTGAATTATAATTGCGAAAAGAAAGATGCTTTACTTGTTTGTCACTTTCCTTTTTGTTTGTTATGGTTTACAGGTGGCGAGTTACTAATATTACGGATATTGCCGTTGTTTCTGTCTCAGGTACGTCACAATTTGGGTCGGGTCTGTTTTAGAAAGGGTGtagtatgtatttttttttttttttttattaaatttaaaattaaggaTTTTTCTAACCATACTTAAGCTTTTAAGACATGCATTACATGGTTGTAACTACTTTAGTTAGATTGAGTGTCGTAACGCTTCTCAACCAACACACTGAAGTCATGTGTCACTCACATGTTCACTTAAATGGACTCATAACATAAATGTGACTTTCAATCTTATGATTGGGTTTGTTGGAAGTTATAGGTGAGTTGATAAAGTTTTTGATTTGAACCGATGAAGATTAGAGAGATCGTTACAAATATGTTGATTAAATGAtagaataaaaagacaaaaataccaTCATTGCACATATCAACACTTAACATAGTTTTTTAACGGGTGTTTGTCAGAGGGACCAACCGCGTAGTAAGTGAAACTTCGTTGACCAACCGCGTTGAAAAAAAGATAAGTAGTTAATGTGAAATATGAATCAAACATTAAGAATCAACCACGTAATTTTGTCTTAATTTTCCAACGACTTCAAGTTCCAACCAATTATATTCCACCACGCCACCCAAAACGAAAATTTCCTTCTTATGATGTAGTTAATCGTGCAAGCGAAAATATGTTAGGAAACCCGACTAGGTGAGCCCAAACAAGACTAGATAACCCCAAGTTATCAACCAACTTCCAACAAACGAAAAATATAGTGATAATCGTAAAACTAgcaagaatgataaaaaaaaaaacacgggaatttaacgtggttatatgcaatcgtttgtgattgctttagtccacggtcaACCAAAGAGTGTTCTATATTGATTAATTTCGTGGTGgtgagtttacaatgagttacaatgaGGCCTATTTATAGGAAACCAAGAACACACTTGTGTTCTTCAACTTGATCTTCAAGATCACATAAAGGAATCAACATGGACAACTTGCAAGCCTTTACACTCATACAATGGCATGATCACAGCCACCTTTGATGGTGTAAAGCAGCCCAACATGCACCTAAAGTGCAACTTGAGTCAATCAAGATCGGATCCCATGTGCAAAAGTTGATCTACTTGCTGCCAGCAGCGCATCTCCCCACGATGCGCCGCATCGAGCACCCTTGACACGCCATATTCCTTTAACACGCCGCATCACAAACTTTCGGGCCAAAATGCTTCATGGATGCGTCGCATCTCttgagtgatgcgccgcatcactcccTGGAACTCCCAGAATTCAGTTTTCACGCAAcccgaaatctgcaaaattcgTGCAACACTTTAACTCACCTTTTGTGGCGACATTTTCaactttgtttaaatgtctccacacctcaacaaatctcccacttggagactttgaacaaactcaTCATTCGTTAAACTCGcctaacaacatcatcatcatcccaCAATAACAACTTTCATGTTACTAGCTTGGGAAAACAAAACGACAAACAAACAACAACTCTTTGGCTATGACACCTATCTCCTTAGTCTATGAGATAACGGGTCGTTTGAGTTCGACCCGACCCAATTAACCCCATCGCCCAAGCGACCCACCCGTACACTATAACATCCACTCGATTTAACTTTCCAACATAGAATAAACACGCCGGTAGATTAAACATGTGGACAATCCCATCAAGGCAACCGTGTGAGAATGCAATCACACCCTTGATGTTCCACATAACCGCCTTagctttcaccattggaacaccgacTACATACGCGCGCACGTCTTTTGACAAACCCGATTTTCCACCACGAGCCAACTCCCACTGTACGGATGTTTCTTTAACAGTGACTCTCAAGAAAATCTCTTGTTTATCTTCTTCGGCCGATTGCAACAAAGTTGCCATTGGAGAAGATCTACTTGAAGTAACGAAAACTCTAGTATAACCAATTCAGCCTGAATCTTCACTAACTTCGACTTCccttgagctcccactcaaacaagatccctcaacaCACCCGGAAAGCATTAGCATGCTAGGATTTCTAATACCCACGAAATCACCTAGCCATTCTTCAACCATATATTTGGTTCCCCTCTTGTACCCGCGAGCAACCACATGACCTCCCTTAAACACCTTCCACctttgatctccaaataggacatgacaCTTATCATCATCCAATTGCCCAACCGAGATTAACCTACTCTTGAGCTTTGGAATGAAC
The window above is part of the Rutidosis leptorrhynchoides isolate AG116_Rl617_1_P2 chromosome 1, CSIRO_AGI_Rlap_v1, whole genome shotgun sequence genome. Proteins encoded here:
- the LOC139882230 gene encoding LIMR family protein At3g08930-like, which encodes MGDFNLALVIVAIVVCVLVFLINVYLLVNYQHPDDKNQAYFPKFVVVLGLSVASISILMLPADVANRQACQQAIYNGACNLTLPMKDLWLAIYIIDAVLVFFVIPFAMFYYEGDQDKTVWKRMKSALLWVITTAIVCGLVLGILYGLVGKVDFTVRHLSSSTVAFPNNFDFSNSQPCIGNGARECSAYTASPSSETTWTMHATFPEYVVALATIVGSVLFSIFGGVGIACLPLSLIFSFIRRPRAVITRSQYIKEATELGKKAREFKRAADALHQEQKNGSKGRKWRKNMKAVEKELLLLEDDVNALEEMYPQGEKAEATWAMTILGYLAKLILGIFGLIVSIAWVVHIVIYLLIDPPLSPFLNEVFIKLDDAWGLLGTGAFAFFCLYLLLAVIAGEMMIGMRLVFITIHPMKWGATLMNSFLFNVGLILLSSISVIQFCSTAFAYYAQATAAQEIFSHTLQSLRGIKYLYKYNVFQIAFIALAGLTFVYYAAFGWRRKKPSGRFQLSS